In Leisingera caerulea DSM 24564, the genomic window GTGGTCCTGGCCGATCACCCGTTTCGCCAGATGCTCCTCCAGGTTCAGAATGGTTTCGATCTCATCCTTGACCATGCGGCCCACCGGAATGCCGGTCCAGTCGCCCACCACCGACGCCACCGCCTGGTGGTCCACAATCGGCAGGATCAGCGCGCTGTCGCCCTGCAGCGCCTCCAGCTCAGCGTTCTTGTCCTTCAGCTGCTGCATCAGCTTGGCGCGTTCATCCTCCGTCAGCGGGCTGCCGGCGGCGCCCTCCGCCGCGTCGTCCCCGGCATCCCCGGCAGCATCCACGGGCGCGGCCCCCTCCCGGAGCTTGGCGCGCAGGTCCAGAATGCCTTCGACCACCGCCTTTTCCTTGTCCCAGCGCTCGGTCAGCCCGGCCAGCCGTTCCTCCTCGGCGGCCTTGGCGGCCTCCACCGCCTCGCGCCGGTCGGCGACCTCATAGCCTGCGGTCTCGTCGCGGCCGATGATCTCCAGCTCGGTGGTCAGCGCCTCGATCCGGCGCTGGCTGTCATCGACCTCAGCCGGAACCGCGTGCTGGCTCACCGCCACGCGGGCGCAGGCGGTGTCCAAAAGGCTCACCGATTTGTCGGGCAGCTGCCGCGCCGGGATATAGCGGGCCGAGAGGCTGACGGCGGCCTCGATCCCCTCATCCAATACCTGCACCCGGTGGTGCTGCTCCAGCATTGAGGCGATGCCGCGCATCATCAGCACCGCCTTTGGGATATCCGGCTCATCGACCTTGACCACCTGGAAGCGGCGGGTCAGCGCCGGGTCTTTCTCGATGTATTTCTTGTACTCGGCCCAGGTGGTGGCGCCGATGGTGCGCAGGGTGCCGCGCGCCAGCGCCGGTTTCAGCAGGTTGGCCGCGTCGCCGGTGCCGGCCGCGCCCCCTGCCCCCACCAGCGTGTGGGTTTCATCGACAAACATCACAATCGGCACCGGGCTCGCCTGCACCTCGTCAATCACCTGGCGCAGGCGGTTCTCAAACTCGCCCTTCATGCTGGCCCCGGCCTGCAGCAGCCCCACGTCCAGCACCAGCAGCCGCACATCATGCAGGGCCGGCGGCACATCACCGCGCGCGATCCGCAGGGCAAAGCCTTCGACCACTGCGGTTTTGCCGACACCCGCCTCGCCGGTCAGGATCGGGTTGTTCTGCCGCCGACGCATCAGGATATCGACGATCTGGCGGATTTCCTCGTCCCGGCCCACGATCGGGTCGATCTCGCCGTTGCGGGCCTGCTCGGTCAGGTCGGTGCAGAACTGCTCCAGCGCCTCGCCCTTGCCCATCGCGCCCGGCGCCATCGAACCGGACGCCTCGCCCGGCTCCGCGCCGCCGCCGGTCACGTTGGAGCCGTCCTGCGCCCCCAGCGTTTCCTCGGGCGAGCCATCGGTGGCGTCATGGAAATTATCCGCCAGATCATCAGCGCCGATCTTCGCCAGCTCCGGCGACATGGCCGACAGGATGTTGCGCAGCGCCGGCGTCTTCAGCATCCCCAACAGCAGATGGCCGCTGCGCACCTGGCCCGAGGAATACAACAGCGAGCCCCAGACCCAGCCGCGCTCCATCGCATCCATCAGATGATCGGAGAGGTCGGAGATGGTCGAGGCCCCGCGCGGCAGCATGTCCAGCGCGCGGGTGAGTTCGGTGGCGATCTTGCCCGCATCCAGATCGTAATGCTGGATGATCCGGTGCAGGTCGCTGTCCTGCTGCGCCAGCAGCTGATGCATCCAATGCACCAGCTCGACATAGGGATTGCCCCGCATCTTGCAGAACACGGTTGCGCTTTCAACGGCCTGGTACCCCAGCTTGTTCAGCTTGCCAAACAGCGCCACGCGGCTGATCTCGGTCATCTCAAATCCCTCCCTCTACTCGCTCTTCAGCCCCGGCGCCAAATCCCGGGTACAGGTACAAATCATTCACGTCCGGCTGGTCCGCATCCGGATCGGGGCGCGAGCGGATCCAGCTGGTGTGCCCCAGCCGGGTGGTACCGCCCAAGCTTGCCCGCGGAACCTCATCGCCCGCGAGCACCAGGTTCACATCCCAGTCCAGCACATCGCCGGCATATGAGCGCACAATGGCGCGCAGCCGCTTCAATGCCTCCCCGCCTGGCAGCAGCCGCTCGTAATCTTTCAGCGTCAGCGGCCCGATGCGGATGCGGAACTTGGCGGTGCGGCTCCACACCTTGTTGCCGATGCTGGTGCTGTGCCCCAGCCCGCCATAACCCAAGCCCCAGCGGTCGTCCGGCTCCAGCTCCAGCCAGCTGCCGACAAATTCCTCCAAGGAGACCGGCACCTCGAAAAACGCCGCCAGGATCGACACCAGCCCTTCCGGGTTTTTCGCGCCGCGGGCCAGGTGGCCGGCAAAATGCAGCTTGGCCAGGTCCGGCATTTCGTCCCGGCCGGCGAACTTGAAGCCGTTATAGCCGATCAGCGACGCCACCTTGCGCGCCATCGGGTCATCGGCCCGGTCAAAACTGACCGCGGGCGAGCCCTGCGTCCAGGCGCGGTACAGCAGGCTCATCAGCCGGTGCGTCAGCATGTCGGCAAAGGCCACCATCGTCGGGTCGCGGTGGTTGCGTTTGCGGTCTCGGGCGTATTCCGTCAGGTGCAGCGGCAAGGGGCCTTGCGGCCCGAACAGGCCGAAAAAGCGGTTGGTCAGCACCGCGGGCTTGTCCCCTTCGGCAGGTTTGAAAGCGGCAATGGTCGAGGGCGGAAACGCCAGTTCCGCCTCCTGCCCCAGCCGCAGCTTGTCCTCGCGCGGGCGGCGGCTTTCGCCAAGGCGGGGGGCGTCGCCGAAATGCGCCTCCAATACCCTCAGGGCCTGAAAAACGTGGTGTTTCTCAGGCTCCATGGCCAGCTGGCCGTAGTGGCTCAGATCATCCGGCCAAGGCCCTTTTCCGGTCGCCATCTGGCAATTTCCCCGCGTTTTTCGGTTTTCAGGACGGTCTCCGTGAACGAATTGATGCTGGCATAGCCGCGGAAGAACCGCTCCAGCACGGCCCCCAGCGCATAGATGTTGCTGCCCTCGAAAAAGCTCTCGTCAAAGCCCAGCGTGATCTCCAGTCCGCGCACTGCGGTCGACAGAATCTCATCGCTCATCCGCCGCACGATGGGCCGCGCGCCGACCGACAGGATGCCCTCCAGCTGCTTTTCGGTCACCCGGTCGCCCAAAGGCGCATAAAGCCCCACCAGCTCGCGCAGCGCCTCCGCCGACTGGCCCTTGCCGGTTTCGGCAATCGACACGTAATTCAGGCTGAGGTGGGAAATCAGCCGCCAGGCGGTATCCCCCTGCGCCAGCGTCGGATGCGGGCGGGTCGGCGACACCGGCAGCGTCACCTTCTTAACCGGCCCGCCTTCGGGCAGGTGGAAGACATCGTCATTGCCGGTGGCCAGCAGCATCGGCAGGTCGCGGTTGGTGCACAGCGCAGTGACCGCCAGCTGCTCCAGCCCGGGCGAATAGGGCACCTGCGACCGGTCCACCAGCGTCAGAAACACCTCCGACCCCAGATAAGAGCTGCGCACTCCGCGCAAACGCTCCTTTTCCGAACGCTGCCGCATCCGCCGCTTGACCGTGTAATAGGCCGGGTGGCTTTCGCCCGCAGCGGTGAAATCATTGGCGGAATAGAACGGGCGGAACACCACATCGTCCTCCCCCTCGCCGCTGATCCCGACCACGCTTTGCAGGGCGTAAACCTCAAAATCCAGACCGGCGGTGCGGTTCGGGATCACGTGGTGCTCCGTATCTATCGGCGCAATCCGCACCCGGTCGCAGCGTTTTTCGAACAGGTTCACCGCGGGCACCGCGTTCAGCTGGAACACTTCCGGGACCACAATCGGGGCAACTTCGGACATGCCCTCGCGCAGCAGGATATAAAGATCCACCTCATTGCCGGCGGATTTCTCCAGCCCTGCCCGCAGCCCCTGCAGCTCAACAAAGCGGAACCGCTCCGGCATCGCGAAATATTCCTGCAGCAGGCGGTAGCCGTCATAGACCCGGCGCGGCAGCGGCAGCAGCGCCTCCTCCGGGCTGAACCCCTTCTGCACAACCTTGGCGCCGCGCAGCGGCAGCTGCCAGTCCGCCCGCCGGTCGGTGGAGCGCGCCACGATGCCCTGCACCTGGGTGCACAAAAGCTCCAGCAGCGGCCAGCTGTTGCCCGCCGCGCCGGACAGGTACAGCGACAGCTTGTCCATCTCCAGCTTGCTGATCGGGTCGCCGTCGATCCGCTTGATGCGCAGCCGGATGCCCGCCCGCGCGTCATAGCCGGTGGCCACGCCCGCCGCGACCAGCTCGCCACGCCCGTCGATATACTGCGCCTCGGTGATCCCGATCGGCCACATGGTCAGATCGGCAGCAGTGCGGAACTCGCAGGGCGTCTGCTCGCCTTCGGTCAGCCGCGACCGCAAAGTGGAGCCGCGCGGCAGCACATAGCCGCTTTTCACCGCAGAGTTCGCCGCATCCGGCTCAAACGCCGCGATCATCATCGACGGAGTCGGCGCCAGGTAATGCGGATAGATGATCTCCAACAGGTTCGAGGTGAAATTCGGATACTGCAGCTCCAGCTCCAGCTGCACCCGCGCGGTCAGAAAGGCGGCGCCCTCCAGCAGCCGCTCCACGTAAGGGTCAAGAACCTCAACCCCTTCCATCCCCAGCCGCGCGGCGATCTTGGGATAGGCGGCGGCAAATTCCGCGCCCATGTCGCGCAGATAATTCAGCTCGTTTTCGTAATGGGTCAGCAGCCGTGTATCCATCACATGGCCCTTTCCATCTCGACTTCGCCGGTGGTCAGATCGACCTTGCTGCGCAAGTACAGCTCCAGCGGCATCGGCTGCGCCCACATGTCGGCGCGGATCTCCAGCCCCACGGTCATTTCGGTGGCGTCGGTGCCCTCCTGCAGCCGCACATCGACCGACCCGTCGATGATCCGCGGCTCATACGCGGCAATCGCCTGCTTGATCGACCGCCGGATCGCCTCCGCCTTCTCAGAGGTCGAGGCCTCACCCGCCACTTCCACCAGCCCGTAGTTCAGCACCGACGCCGACACCGACGGGTATTTCTCCGCATCGAAATGGCTTTCGACATTCTGGGTGTTCAACAGCCAGGACAGATCGCGCTGAATGATTTCCCGCAGCCGCACCAGGTCGATCACCCGGCTCTCGCGGGTTTCCTTCAGATCGCCAGGTGCATTGTCGGTCAGCCGGTCCAGCAGCGACGGCTGCAGGCGCTCGGCCAGTGTCTTGTCAGCCATTTTCTACGCCGTGCCCATCCATCCGGAGTGTGCGCACATCCATGATGGCAATATCCTCTTCCCCGATTGTCAGCAGCCGCTGGCCCAGACCGGTATAGGTTTCCGCGCCGGCATCCTCCCACACGGTGGCGCGCGCCAGCATCGACAGCCCATCGGCCTTCTCGCTGCCCGGGTAGCGGGTCGGGATCATCGCCGCCACAGCGCCGCCGCCTGCCAGCGTCAGCGTGCCGGCGGTCCAGACAGCGTCGCGCAGGTCGCTTGGCTCCTCCGCCTCGAACGAGACGATCTGCGCAAACGGCAGCCAGTAGTATTTGCCGTTAACAATTGTCTCCAGCACCGGGCCCAGCCGCATGTCGGCATCCGCGATCCATTCGAACCGCTTGCCGTTGATCTCGCCCGGGCTGGCAGGTGCGGCCTCAAACGCCTTGGCGCGCAGCTCTGCGGCTTCCTTGGGATTGCCCTGCGCCAGCAGTTTCTGCGCCTCGATCAGATGCGCCAGCCATTCCTCCGGCTCGCCCAGGATCAGCGGCGACTTCTCTCCCGCAAACACCTTCTCGCGGTAGACCTCGCAGATGATTGCCTCGCGGTAGGCCTGCGCCATCACCGTGGCGCCTTCATCCAGCCCCGCCGCCGCCTTCAGCTGGGCAATTGCCCGGTTCCAGTCGCCCAGCACGCACAGCAGCTGAAACAGGAACACCCGCAGTTTCGGATTGCTGGCGTCCGCCCTGATCTTGGCCTGCAGCGCCTCCAGCGCCGCCCTGGGATCACCGGCTTTCAGATGCTCTTCGGGTGTCATGGGGCTCTACTCCGCAACTAGGACTGGATGCTGGAAATACGTCAGAAAAAACGGACCCCGGGCGCAAACACGCCCGGGGCCAGCCAAAGGAGTTACTCGACCTTGCCGGTCTGCACATTCCACTTGAAGGTGCCCTCGGTGGTGAGTTTACCGGTTTTCTGGTTGGTCGACTTGTACTCATGCTCCAGCGAGGCATAGGCCAGCGACCAGGTTTCTTCCGGAATGCCGTCTTCGCTGGCGGAGATGGAATAGCTGTCCACCACCACATCCTTGAACTTCCAGATCGAATAGACCAGCAGGCCCTGGCTGGCGCTGTCACCCGAACGGCACCAGTGCATGGTGATTTCCGGGCGCACGGTGCCATTGGCAACCGACAGCGCCAGATCGTTGGACGCCTTGCCCATCTGCGACGTCAGCTCGACTTTGCCGAAGTTGGAATTTGCGTGCATCCGCTGGGTCGAGCCCAGGTCGGTCATTTCAACAGCGCGTTCAACATTCCAGCTCGCGGACTGGACGACGATCCATTTCTTGTGCTGTTCCTCGGTCGCGTCGCCTTCGATGTCCGAGATGTGTACGAACATATTTGCAGCCATTTTTCTATCCTTTCAAAAACTAAGAACTCTACTGCAGTATGATGGGTTTGAGGCTGGGGAGTGGGAAATCAGCCTCCTTTTTCCGAGGGCAGTTTCGATACCAGCCGCAGCGAGACGGAAAGCCCCTCAAGCTGGTAATGCGGGCGCAGGAAAAATTTCGAGGAGTAATACCCCGGATTGCCCTCGACCTCTTCCACAACCACTTCGGCTGCGGCCAAAGGCTTGCGCGCCTTCTCGTTCTCCGAGGAGATATCCGCGTTGAAGTCAACATAGTTGTTGATCCAGTCCTGCAGCCAGGACTCCATGTCCTGACGGCTTTTGAACGAGCCGACCTTGTCCCGCACCATGCACTTCAGATAGTGCGCGAACCGGCATGTGGCGAACAGATACGGCAGCCGCGCGCCCAGATTGGCGTTGGCGGTGGCGTCCGGATCGTCATATTCGGCCGGCTTGTGCAGCGATTGCGCCCCCATGAAGGTGGCGACATCGGTGTTCTTGCGGTGGATCAGCGGCATCATGCCATTCTTCGCCAGCTCCGCCTCGCGCCGGTCGTCGATGGCAATCTCGGTCGGGCATTTCTGATCGACGCCGCCATCGGTGGTCGGGAAGGTATGGCTGGGCAGGTTCTCCAGCGTGCCGCCGCTTTCCACCCCGCGGATGCGCGAGCACCAGCCGTACATCTTGAACGAACGGGTGATGTTCACCGCCATGCCGTAGGCCGCGTTGACCCAGCCGTATTTCTCGCTTCCGGCTCCCGCGGTGTCTTCCTCAAAGGCAAATTCCTCAACCGGGTCGGTCTTGGAGCCATAGGGCAGACGGCCCAGGAAACGCG contains:
- the tssC gene encoding type VI secretion system contractile sheath large subunit; the protein is MAEEELQAEAAAGEAAFGSAEFANLLQKEFRPKSDQAKTAVESAVKTLAEQALANSALISDDALRSIESIVSEIDKKLTEQVNMILHNEEFQQLESAWRGLHYLVNNTETDEQLKIRVMPITKKEMSKTLKKFKGTAWDQSPIFKKIYTEEFSQLGGEPYGSLVADYHFDHSPPDIELLGEMSKIAAAAHAPLITGAKPTLFQMDSWAELSNPRDLTKIFQTPEYAAWRSLRDSEDAKYVGLAMPRFLGRLPYGSKTDPVEEFAFEEDTAGAGSEKYGWVNAAYGMAVNITRSFKMYGWCSRIRGVESGGTLENLPSHTFPTTDGGVDQKCPTEIAIDDRREAELAKNGMMPLIHRKNTDVATFMGAQSLHKPAEYDDPDATANANLGARLPYLFATCRFAHYLKCMVRDKVGSFKSRQDMESWLQDWINNYVDFNADISSENEKARKPLAAAEVVVEEVEGNPGYYSSKFFLRPHYQLEGLSVSLRLVSKLPSEKGG
- the tssG gene encoding type VI secretion system baseplate subunit TssG, whose amino-acid sequence is MATGKGPWPDDLSHYGQLAMEPEKHHVFQALRVLEAHFGDAPRLGESRRPREDKLRLGQEAELAFPPSTIAAFKPAEGDKPAVLTNRFFGLFGPQGPLPLHLTEYARDRKRNHRDPTMVAFADMLTHRLMSLLYRAWTQGSPAVSFDRADDPMARKVASLIGYNGFKFAGRDEMPDLAKLHFAGHLARGAKNPEGLVSILAAFFEVPVSLEEFVGSWLELEPDDRWGLGYGGLGHSTSIGNKVWSRTAKFRIRIGPLTLKDYERLLPGGEALKRLRAIVRSYAGDVLDWDVNLVLAGDEVPRASLGGTTRLGHTSWIRSRPDPDADQPDVNDLYLYPGFGAGAEERVEGGI
- the tssE gene encoding type VI secretion system baseplate subunit TssE, translating into MADKTLAERLQPSLLDRLTDNAPGDLKETRESRVIDLVRLREIIQRDLSWLLNTQNVESHFDAEKYPSVSASVLNYGLVEVAGEASTSEKAEAIRRSIKQAIAAYEPRIIDGSVDVRLQEGTDATEMTVGLEIRADMWAQPMPLELYLRSKVDLTTGEVEMERAM
- the tssH gene encoding type VI secretion system ATPase TssH, whose product is MTEISRVALFGKLNKLGYQAVESATVFCKMRGNPYVELVHWMHQLLAQQDSDLHRIIQHYDLDAGKIATELTRALDMLPRGASTISDLSDHLMDAMERGWVWGSLLYSSGQVRSGHLLLGMLKTPALRNILSAMSPELAKIGADDLADNFHDATDGSPEETLGAQDGSNVTGGGAEPGEASGSMAPGAMGKGEALEQFCTDLTEQARNGEIDPIVGRDEEIRQIVDILMRRRQNNPILTGEAGVGKTAVVEGFALRIARGDVPPALHDVRLLVLDVGLLQAGASMKGEFENRLRQVIDEVQASPVPIVMFVDETHTLVGAGGAAGTGDAANLLKPALARGTLRTIGATTWAEYKKYIEKDPALTRRFQVVKVDEPDIPKAVLMMRGIASMLEQHHRVQVLDEGIEAAVSLSARYIPARQLPDKSVSLLDTACARVAVSQHAVPAEVDDSQRRIEALTTELEIIGRDETAGYEVADRREAVEAAKAAEEERLAGLTERWDKEKAVVEGILDLRAKLREGAAPVDAAGDAGDDAAEGAAGSPLTEDERAKLMQQLKDKNAELEALQGDSALILPIVDHQAVASVVGDWTGIPVGRMVKDEIETILNLEEHLAKRVIGQDHAMKMIAKRIQTSRAGLDNPNKPIGVFLLAGTSGVGKTETALALAEVLYGGEQNVITINMSEYQEAHTVSSLKGAPPGYVGYGEGGVLTEAVRRKPYSVVLLDEVEKAHPDVHEIFFQVFDKGVMEDGEGRIIDFKNTLILLTSNVGTETIMDLCSDPDLMPEPEGMAKALRDPLLKVFPPALLGRLVTIPYYPLSPGMIAEITKLQLGRIQKRVEEAHSVPVTYSDAVVDKIVERCQELESGGRMIDAIVTNSMLPDISNEFLRRLMAGTEVKKVEIGVTGGEFSYSFE
- a CDS encoding Hcp family type VI secretion system effector, yielding MAANMFVHISDIEGDATEEQHKKWIVVQSASWNVERAVEMTDLGSTQRMHANSNFGKVELTSQMGKASNDLALSVANGTVRPEITMHWCRSGDSASQGLLVYSIWKFKDVVVDSYSISASEDGIPEETWSLAYASLEHEYKSTNQKTGKLTTEGTFKWNVQTGKVE
- the tssF gene encoding type VI secretion system baseplate subunit TssF, with product MDTRLLTHYENELNYLRDMGAEFAAAYPKIAARLGMEGVEVLDPYVERLLEGAAFLTARVQLELELQYPNFTSNLLEIIYPHYLAPTPSMMIAAFEPDAANSAVKSGYVLPRGSTLRSRLTEGEQTPCEFRTAADLTMWPIGITEAQYIDGRGELVAAGVATGYDARAGIRLRIKRIDGDPISKLEMDKLSLYLSGAAGNSWPLLELLCTQVQGIVARSTDRRADWQLPLRGAKVVQKGFSPEEALLPLPRRVYDGYRLLQEYFAMPERFRFVELQGLRAGLEKSAGNEVDLYILLREGMSEVAPIVVPEVFQLNAVPAVNLFEKRCDRVRIAPIDTEHHVIPNRTAGLDFEVYALQSVVGISGEGEDDVVFRPFYSANDFTAAGESHPAYYTVKRRMRQRSEKERLRGVRSSYLGSEVFLTLVDRSQVPYSPGLEQLAVTALCTNRDLPMLLATGNDDVFHLPEGGPVKKVTLPVSPTRPHPTLAQGDTAWRLISHLSLNYVSIAETGKGQSAEALRELVGLYAPLGDRVTEKQLEGILSVGARPIVRRMSDEILSTAVRGLEITLGFDESFFEGSNIYALGAVLERFFRGYASINSFTETVLKTEKRGEIARWRPEKGLGRMI
- a CDS encoding type VI secretion system accessory protein TagJ, whose product is MTPEEHLKAGDPRAALEALQAKIRADASNPKLRVFLFQLLCVLGDWNRAIAQLKAAAGLDEGATVMAQAYREAIICEVYREKVFAGEKSPLILGEPEEWLAHLIEAQKLLAQGNPKEAAELRAKAFEAAPASPGEINGKRFEWIADADMRLGPVLETIVNGKYYWLPFAQIVSFEAEEPSDLRDAVWTAGTLTLAGGGAVAAMIPTRYPGSEKADGLSMLARATVWEDAGAETYTGLGQRLLTIGEEDIAIMDVRTLRMDGHGVENG